A genomic segment from Legionella quinlivanii encodes:
- the der gene encoding ribosome biogenesis GTPase Der, translated as MIPVVVLVGRPNVGKSTLFNRLTKTQDALVADYPGLTRDRQYGQAEFGDKSFIIVDTGGVGVEDLAVDALMSKQSAMALEEANVILFLVDARDGRTGIDETIAVQLRKLGKPVYLVVNKIDGLDEEIAISEFQQLGFSDIYPISATHGRNMSDLLHDLTADFNAVESNLDNENPNEIKIAFAGKPNVGKSTLINRILGEERVVVYDMPGTTRDSISIPFERDEQRYILIDTAGVRRRARVDEKIEKFSVIKTLQAIKNSHVCLMLIDAKEGLTEQDMHILGFIIEAGKALVIAVNKWDGLEEDHKEHVRSEIGRRLHFANFAKIRFISALHGSGVGLLFKDIKEAFASAVQAFSTPKLTRLLQDIVSQHEPPLVQGRRIKLRYAHAGGHNPPIIVIHGNQLESLPGSYKRYLTNAFVEHLGLIGTPLKLEFKSSSNPFKDKKNKLTDRQIKKKRRLMKKVKSK; from the coding sequence ATGATTCCAGTGGTTGTATTAGTGGGCAGGCCTAATGTAGGCAAGTCCACTCTGTTTAATCGGTTAACGAAGACTCAGGACGCCTTAGTGGCGGATTACCCCGGGTTAACTCGAGATCGGCAGTATGGTCAGGCAGAGTTTGGAGACAAATCATTTATCATTGTTGACACAGGCGGGGTAGGTGTCGAGGATTTGGCTGTGGATGCCTTAATGTCCAAACAATCGGCAATGGCTCTTGAAGAAGCCAATGTCATTCTTTTTCTGGTGGATGCCAGAGATGGACGAACAGGAATTGACGAAACAATCGCTGTTCAGCTGCGCAAACTGGGCAAGCCTGTCTATCTTGTTGTAAATAAAATTGATGGTCTTGACGAAGAAATTGCCATTTCAGAATTTCAGCAACTGGGTTTTTCTGATATCTATCCCATTTCGGCAACTCATGGACGAAACATGTCCGATCTATTGCATGATTTAACAGCTGATTTTAATGCTGTCGAGTCAAATCTGGATAATGAGAATCCAAACGAGATTAAAATTGCATTTGCTGGCAAACCCAATGTTGGGAAGTCTACCTTAATCAACCGCATACTGGGCGAAGAACGGGTTGTTGTTTACGATATGCCTGGAACGACTCGTGACAGCATATCAATCCCCTTTGAGCGAGATGAGCAACGCTATATATTAATTGATACAGCTGGAGTTCGCCGCCGAGCGCGGGTTGATGAAAAAATTGAGAAATTCTCGGTTATTAAAACTTTACAGGCTATAAAAAACTCGCATGTCTGTTTAATGCTAATTGATGCAAAAGAAGGTCTAACCGAGCAGGATATGCATATTCTGGGCTTTATTATAGAAGCCGGGAAGGCGCTAGTTATCGCAGTCAATAAATGGGATGGATTGGAGGAGGATCATAAGGAGCATGTTCGTAGTGAAATCGGACGACGTCTCCATTTTGCAAATTTTGCCAAAATCCGTTTTATTTCTGCATTGCATGGCAGTGGAGTCGGTTTACTCTTTAAAGATATTAAAGAGGCTTTCGCGTCTGCAGTACAAGCGTTCTCAACGCCCAAGCTCACCCGGTTGTTACAGGATATTGTTAGCCAGCATGAGCCGCCTTTGGTTCAGGGGAGACGTATCAAACTGCGGTACGCACATGCAGGAGGACATAATCCTCCTATTATTGTTATTCATGGAAATCAGCTTGAATCTTTACCAGGCAGCTACAAACGGTATCTGACTAATGCCTTTGTAGAACATTTAGGCTTGATCGGCACTCCATTGAAACTAGAGTTTAAGAGCAGTTCCAATCCCTTTAAAGATAAGAAAAATAAACTGACTGACCGACAGATAAAGAAGAAAAGACGCCTGATGAAAAAAGTCAAAAGCAAATAA
- a CDS encoding hotdog fold thioesterase, giving the protein MPIWSREITIEQLNQYIENTMSEVLGMEFVEIGDDFLKASMPVNERTRQPFGLLHGGANVALAETVASMAANGVIDPQKYYCVGLEINANHLRAVKEGVVTAIATPIHLGRTTQVWEINIFDEGGKKTCVSRMTAAIVKR; this is encoded by the coding sequence ATGCCTATCTGGTCAAGGGAAATTACCATTGAACAGCTTAATCAATATATCGAAAATACCATGTCCGAAGTTTTGGGTATGGAGTTTGTGGAAATAGGGGATGATTTCTTGAAGGCAAGTATGCCGGTTAATGAGCGAACCAGGCAGCCTTTCGGCCTTCTTCATGGCGGAGCTAATGTAGCGCTGGCTGAAACTGTTGCCAGTATGGCTGCCAATGGAGTGATTGATCCACAAAAGTATTATTGCGTGGGTTTGGAAATCAACGCGAATCATCTTCGCGCTGTTAAAGAGGGAGTTGTAACTGCAATCGCTACACCAATACATCTGGGGCGTACTACTCAGGTTTGGGAGATCAATATTTTTGATGAAGGAGGGAAAAAAACCTGTGTATCAAGAATGACTGCGGCAATAGTGAAGCGCTAG